A region of Vigna radiata var. radiata cultivar VC1973A chromosome 10, Vradiata_ver6, whole genome shotgun sequence DNA encodes the following proteins:
- the LOC106775020 gene encoding uncharacterized protein LOC106775020 produces the protein MDPEQTFIRVQERFSQMLTPKVRVALEYLYLFIAITLFCILVVMHANYVQQPGCSSELSGVVTSEAQLIQIKITSAGLWSHNDSESNRINPLETEVVKDNMELSDASGDKLTFLASKFWWNWIGLGSRRGKLVFKFWKTDAEFIEHQAETSTGNQNTWPVVEDTVTKIDEEPPKSFTLSAKETLQAAIIHFGKKWYRRISFIWRHTMRIIGSFQKLWNMAGVHLNLDIPKWMHILHLDKLNTNAVHWLKKKAKLFEPTYLYTMEKGYFLLPESAKSHHNIRTVNVSISAWHSCFGNKWQQLLINRFVGYDTILINSLLSSPGQGYLYNYQTKEFYNLSYAQEVPEGPARFGDYLVTKCGVLMMSLFVFFTTTMSVSFTLRETQTRMLKFTVQLQHHARHRLPTFQLIFVHVIESLVFVPIMIGILFFLFEFYDDQLLAFMVLILVWLCELFTLISVRTPISMKFFPRFFLLYFLVFHIYFFSYAYGFSYLALSTTAAFMQHLILYFWNRFEVPALQRYMQNRRSQPQQHPDFHITSSTFLASTLHITRVNTRNPSSINTDLPAGSGLRPGFDQSVPQNGAGVGEPQARSENNRDRVANQAQIPEQADIRRAERGPNPGSMNSFSSLLLWILGGASSEGLNSFFSMFRDVREQGQVFNETPVAGDENRDNQDNNDR, from the exons ATGGATCCGGAGCAGACCTTCATTCGCGTTCAGGAGAGGTTTTCGCAGATGCTCACGCCCAAAGTCAGAGTTGCTCTGGAGTATCTCTACCTATTTATTGCCATAACCTTGTTCTGTATTCTCGTTGTTATGCACGCCAATTACGTTCAGCAG CCTGGGTGTTCAAGTGAGCTATCTGGAGTTGTGACATCAGAAGCCCAACTTATTCAGATTAAG ATAACTAGTGCCGGCCTGTGGTCTCATAATGATTCCGAATCAAACAGAATAAATCCTCTCGAAACAGAAGTTGTAAAAGATAACATGGAGTTGTCCGATGCCAGTGGAGATAAATTGACATTTTTGGCTTCCAAGTTTTGGTGGAACTGGATTGGCTTAGGTTCTAGGAGAGGAAAATTGGTATTCAAATTTTGGAAAACTGATGCTGAGTTTATTGAACATCAAGCTGAAACCTCTACAGGTAATCAAAACACGTGGCCTGTGGTTGAAGATACTGTCACCAAAATTGACGAGGAGCCACCAAAAAGTTTCACTTTATCTGCCAAAGAGACATTACAAGCAGCTATTATACATTTTGGTAAAAAGTGGTATAGGCGTATCTCATTTATTTGGAGGCACACTATGCGGATTATTGGAAGTTTCCAGAAGCTGTGG AATATGGCTGGTGTACACCTAAATCTTGATATTCCCAAATGGATGCATATCCTTCATTTGGACAAGCTTAATACTAATGCAG tGCATTGGCTTAAAAAGAAAGCCAAGTTATTTGAACCTACATATCTATATACTATGGAAAAG GGATATTTCTTGTTACCTGAAAGTGCCAAGTCTCATCATAATATACGTACTGTCAATGTTAGCATATCAGCTTGGCACTCCTGCTTCGGAAACAA gtggCAGCAACTACTCATAAACAGATTTGTTGGATATGATACGATCTTAATCAATAGTTTATTGAGTTCTCCTGGTCAAG GTTATCTTTATAACTATCAAACAAAGGAATTCTATAACCTTAGTTATGCACAAGAAGTTCCAGAAGGCCCAGCTAGGTTTGGAG ACTACCTTGTAACGAAGTGTGGTGTGCTTATGATGtccttgtttgtgttttttacTACCACGATGTCAGTGTCATTTACATTAAGAGAAACACAGACTCGCATGCTGAAATTCACGG TGCAGCTTCAACACCATGCACGGCATCGCCTTCCAACATTTCAGCTGATCTTTGTACATGTGATTGAATCACTAGTTTTTGTTCCT ATTATGATTGGGATTCTGTTTTTTCTCTTTGAGTTTTATGATGATCAGCTTCTTGCCTTCATGGTCTTGATTCTTGTCTGGTTGTGTGAACTATTTACCCTTATTAg TGTCCGAACACCAATATCAATGAAGTTCTTTCCTCGGTTCTTTTTGCTGTATTTCCTGGTCTTCCACATATATTTCTTCTCTTACGCTTATG GTTTTTCATATTTGGCGCTCTCTACAACGGCAGCTTTTATGCAACACCTTATCCTGTACTTTTGGAATCGTTTTGAG GTACCAGCACTGCAAAGGTACATGCAAAATAGACGGTCACAGCCTCAACAACACCCAGATTTCCACATTACCTCTTCCACCTTTCTTGCATCAACGCTACACATCACAAGAGTGAACACAAGAAACCCGAGTTCAATTAACACAGATTTGCCTGCTGGATCAGGATTGAGACCTGGTTTTGATCAATCAGTGCCTCAAAATGGAGCAGGAGTTGGCGAACCTCAAGCCCGGTCAGAAAATAATAGAGACAGGGTTGCGAACCAGGCACAAATTCCTGAGCAAGCTGACATCCGACGAGCAGAAAGGGGTCCCAACCCTGGATCCATGAATTCATTCAGTTCTTTGTTATTATGGATCTTAGGAGGTGCTTCGTCTGAGGGCCTCAACTCGTTTTTTTCCATGTTCAGAGATGTGAGAGAGCAAGGACAAGTTTTCAATGAAACACCCGTTGCTGGGGATGAGAACCGTGATAATCAGGATAATAATGACAGATAG
- the LOC106775002 gene encoding uncharacterized protein LOC106775002: MGHGPRSQPLDLTNIFKISKNKSLKDVTKAYKSLISKRNHDKKSPGNPTTPPGSEEFDNKRVDEDIWSPKFLSRTASRLSKTPTPKSRPMSRNGSRRSCTTPSSLSRNSSRKSATEIAASSIKRMMSKRSSSASLSRNKTTLDISEPELTSHAASPRNDAEHISGISLSSNLSHRSTTPIVFSQTTSRKKPPDVETKLHCTLEDLCFGCNKKIRISRDVIKYPPGVIVQQEEVLKIEVKPGWRKGTRITFEGVGDEKPGYLPADVIFSIDEKKHPLYRRDGDDLELCVEIPLVDALTGCSITIPLLGGENMSLSFENTVIHHGYEKIIKGQGMPNAKNNGTRGDLRVKFLIDFPKDLTEEQRREAASILQDCCQ; this comes from the exons ATGGGACACGGCCCACGCTCCCAACCATTGGATTTGACCAACATCTTCAAGATTTCAAAAAATAAGTCATTGAAAGACGTCACCAAGGCTTACAAATCGCTTATATCCAAACGGAATCATGACAAGAAAAGCCCCGGG AATCCGACAACACCCCCAGGGTCCGAGGAATTTGATAATAAGAGAGTGGATGAAGATATTTGGAGTCCTAAATTTTTGTCAAGGACAGCAAGTAGATTATCCAAAACACCAACACCAAAATCAAGGCCTATGTCAAGAAATGGAAGCCGGAGATCATGCACAACACCAAGTTCTCTATCAAGAAATTCTAGTCGAAAGAGTGCTACAGAAATTGCTGCATCATCTATCAAAAGGATGATGAGCAAAAGGAGTTCCTCCGCTTCTTTGTCAAGGAACAAAACTACATTGGACATCTCTGAGCCTGAGTTAACAAGCCATGCCGCCTCTCCAAGAAATGACGCAGAACATATATCTGGAATCTCTCTTTCAAGCAATCTGAGCCATAGATCCACAACACCTATCGTATTTTCACAGACAACATCTAGAAAGAAACCCCCAGATGTTGAGACAAAGCTACATTGCACACTTGAGGACTTATGTTTTGGATGCAATAAAAAGATTAGAATTAGCAGAGATGTCATCAAATATCCTCCTGG GGTAATTGTCCAACAGGAGgaagttttaaaaattgagGTAAAGCCAGGATGGAGAAAAGGAACAAGGATTACATTTGAaggagtgggtgatgagaaaccTGGATACCTTCCTGCTGACGTAATATTCTCGATTGATGAAAAGAAACACCCTTTGTATAGAAGAGATGGCGATGATTTGGAATTATGTGTTGAGATTCCTCTAGTAGACGCACTTACAGGCTGCTCCATAACAATCCCTCTACTGGGAGGGGAAAATATGAGTCTGTCATTTGAGAATACAGTAATACACCATGGATATGAGAAGATTATTAAAGGTCAAGGAATGCCAAACGCCAAAAACAACGGCACAAGAGGTGATCTTCGTGTCAAATTCCTGATTGATTTTCCCAAAGACTTAACTGAAGAGCAGCGGAGAGAAGCTGCTAGTATCTTGCAAGATTGTTGCCAATGA